One part of the Quercus lobata isolate SW786 chromosome 7, ValleyOak3.0 Primary Assembly, whole genome shotgun sequence genome encodes these proteins:
- the LOC115953641 gene encoding aluminum-activated malate transporter 8, with the protein MEIESATQEKAGPLAIAWDWVKALPLNFKNIAVNLVRTTKKLGQDDPRRVMHSLKVGLALTLVSLLYYWRPLYNGFGVSGMWAVLTVVVVFEFTVGATLSKGLNRACATLSAGALGCGAHHLARLFGEKGEPIVLAFLVFLLAAASSFTRFIPRIKARYDYGVLIFILTFSLVSVTGYRVDKILELANERLSTIGIGGATCIIVSIFVCPVWAGEDLHKLIAFNIEKLASYLEGFGGEYFADPEDHEGNVMASKGDKALLQGYKSVLNSKNTEESLANFARWEPGHGRFHFCHPWKQYLKIGVLARQCAYRIDALNGYFNSDLQAAMEFRNKIRKPSKKMCSEASKALKALALSIKTMTDPSTAKSHVENSKTAIDELKLVLKAVSLENADLLAIVPIASVASILTEITKCVENIYESVHELSCLAEFKSTSVESTVSPEKPQAQLLVLHCGSIKPVLDGDNDHVIITVHVTNEEYSLQTEFPQLPKPGQS; encoded by the exons ATGGAGATTGAGTCAGCAACACAAGAGAAGGCTGGGCCTTTAGCCATTGCTTGGGACTGGGTTAAGGCCCTGcctttgaatttcaagaacatCGCTGTAAACCTTGTAAGGACAACAAAGAAGCTAGGACAAGACGACCCAAGACGAGTCATGCACTCACTAAAAGTAGGACTGGCTCTCACACTGGTGTCCTTGTTATACTACTGGAGACCTCTATATAATGGTTTTGGGGTTTCAGGAATGTGGGCTGTGCTAACAGTGGTAGTTGTCTTTGAATTCACTGTTG GTGCTACTCTCAGCAAAGGTTTGAATAGAGCTTGTGCAACATTATCCGCTGGTGCTCTAGGGTGTGGAGCTCACCACTTAGCACGTCTCTTTGGAGAGAAAGGAGAGCCCATTGTCCTTGCCTTCCTTGTCTTTTTACTCG CTGCAGCTTCATCATTCACACGATTCATTCCACGGATTAAGGCAAGATATGATTATGGGGTCTTGATTTTTATATTGACATTTAGCTTGGTATCAGTCACGGGTTATCGGgttgacaaaattttagagCTGGCAAATGAAAGACTCTCAACAATTGGAATAGGTGGAGCAACCTGCATAATTGTATCCATATTTGTTTGCCCAGTATGGGCCGGTGAAGACCTTCACAAGTTGATTGCTTTCAATATAGAAAAGCTTGCAAGTTATCTAGAAG GTTTTGGAGGTGAATATTTTGCGGATCCTGAGGATCATGAAGGGAATGTTATGGCCTCTAAAGGTGACAAGGCACTTCTTCAAGGGTATAAAAGTGTCCTCAATTCAAAAAATACTGAAGAATCCTTG GCAAATTTTGCAAGATGGGAACCAGGACATGGTCGTTTTCACTTTTGTCATCCATGGAAACAATATTTGAAGATTGGAGTTCTTGCTAGGCAATGTGCTTATCGGATTGATGCTCTTAATGGCTACTTCAACTCTGATTTACAG GCAGCAATGGAATTCAGAAATAAAATTCGAAAGCCAAGCAAAAAGATGTGCTCAGAAGCCAGCAAGGCACTAAAAGCATTAGCATTATCAATCAAAACAATGACAGACCCTTCAACAGCCAAATCCCATGTGGAAAATTCTAAAACTGCCATTGATGAACTCAAATTGGTTCTCAAAGCTGTCTCACTAGAGAATGCAGACCTCCTAGCGATTGTACCAATTGCCTCAGTTGCTTCAATACTAACAGAAATCACAAAATGTGTGGAGAATATCTATGAATCAGTCCATGAGCTTTCTTGCCTAGCAGAATTCAAGAGTACTAGTGTTGAATCCACTGTATCACCAGAGAAACCACAAGCACAACTACTAGTACTTCATTGTGGAAGCATTAAACCTGTTTTGGATGGTGATAATGACCATGTTATAATCACAGTGCATGTGACAAACGAGGAATATTCTTTACAAACTGAATTTCCTCAGCTACCAAAGCCCGGGCAATCATGA